AGCACGACGTAGCGGCCGGGCAGCGAGATGTAGGTGGTGAGCATGGCCCCCTTTTTCATCATGGGGTCCTTGGTCACCTGGACCATGATCTCCTGGCCTTTTTTGACCAGATTGTCGATCGTCCGCTGACCACTGTCACTCTCCTGAAAATAGTCGCTGTGAATTTCGTGCTGTTGCAAAAAGCCGTTGCGTTCACCGCCGAAATCGACAAACACGGCTTGCAGACTGGGCTCTACACGGGTGATGATGGCTTTGTAAATATTGCCATGGAGAATTTCACGACCGGCCATTTCGATCTGGAATTCCTCCATCCGGCTGTCCTGGACCTTGGCAATGCGAACCTCTTCCGGGTCGATGGCGTTAATCAGAATTTTGCTGCTCATGTATGGGTTATTCCTGTGTTTCGATAACGTGAATGCCGTGGGGGGCGTCAGGCGTAGGCGACTGTAACGCTTTGATTCATATGTGTTTGCTGCGGTTAAGTCAAACAGATTGTCAACTTCCCACATATCTTGCACTTTGAATAAAATTATGGCATGAGAAATCAAAATCTTAAACGACCATGGCGCCGCATGCGCCGTCGCGGCGCTCTGTTTTTTGATGGCTGAAAGTTGATGAAACTGTAAAAAGTCGCAAAGGCGCCATCCCGGCGAACACCGGCATCCAGAACATACTGAAAATACTGGATCCCGGTGTTCGCCGGGATGACGGGAAAAGCGAATTCCGAACTTTTTACGGCGCCGTCAAAGTTGGAACCAGAACATTTAAATGTCCGGCCAAGCCGGTTCAGGTGACAAGCGATGGATGAACAATACGATCCCCGTAAGATTGAGCAAAAATGGCAAGAGGAGTGGGAGCGGAGCCATCTCTTCGAGGTGGATGTCCAGGCCGACCGGCCGAAATATTATTTGCTGGAGATGTTTCCCTATCCTTCGGGCAAGATTCACATGGGCCATGTTCGCAATTATACCATCGGAGACGTCGTGGCGCGTTACAAGCGGATGCAGGGGTTCAACGTGCTGCATCCCATGGGGTGGGATGCGTTCGGCATGCCGGCGGAAAACGCCGCCATCGCCAACAACACCCATCCGGCCGAATGGACCTACGATAACATCGCCTATATGCGCAACCAGCTAAAACAGCTCGGTTTTTCCTACGACTGGAGCCGGGAGGTGACCACCTGCACGCCGGATTATTATCGTTGGGAGCAGTGGCTGTTTCTCAAGATGTACGAGAAAGGCATGGCCTACCGCAAGGAGGCTTATGTCAACTGGTGTGAACCGTGCCAGACCGTACTGGCTAACGAGCAGGTCGAAGCCGGCATGTGCTGGCGCTGCGGCCAGCCGGTCAGGCAAAAGAAGCTCAATCAGTGGTTTTTCCGCATCACCGATTACGCCGAGGATCTGCTCGTCCATTGCGATCAGTTGCCCGGGTGGCCGGAAAAGGTGACCACCATGCAAAAGAACTGGATCGGTCGCAGCCAGGGGGCCGAGATCCGATTCGCGGTGGAGGAGAGCGACACGGTGATACCAGTCTTCACCACCCGCCACGACACTGTTTTCGGCGCCACTTTCATGTGTCTGGCCCCCGAACATCCCCTGGTGCCCCAGTTGGCGGCCGGAACCGAACAGGCGGCGGCGGTGTCCGATTTCATCGAGCGCATCAGCCTGCAGGAGCGCACCAGCAAGGCGGTGGAAACTTACGAGAAAGAGGGGGTCTTTACCGGCAAATATTGCATCAATCCCGTGACCGGCCGGCGCATGCCGATCTATACGGCCAATTTCGCTCTCATGGAGTACGGGACCGGAGCGGTCATGTCCGTACCGGCTCACGATCAGCGCGATTTCGATTTCGCCAGGAAATATGACCTGCCCATCATCCCGGTGGTCAACCCGGAAGGCGAGACCCTGGTCGCCGCCCAGATGACGGAAGCGTATGCCGGCGACGGTCTGATGGTCAATTCCGGAGCGTTCGACGGGCAACCCAATCGCCAGGCGATGGAAAAGATCGCCGACCTGCTCGAGGCCAAGGGGCTGGGCCGGCGGGCGATCAGTTACCGGCTGCGGGATTGGGGGATTTCGCGCCAGCGCTACTGGGGCGCCCCCATCCCCATGATCTATTGTGATACGTGCGGGACGGTTCCGGTTCCCGAGGCCGATCTGCCCATCGTGCTGCCCGAGGATGCCCATCTGCTCGCCGGCGGCCGCTCGCCGTTGCCCACCCTCGACCATTTCGCCCGGACGACCTGCCCCAAGTGCGGGCGCACCGATGCGCGCCGGGAAACCGATACCATGGACACCTTCGTCGAGTCGTCCTGGTATTTCGAGCGCTATTGCAGTCCCAAATGCAACGAGGCCATGTTCGATCGCGACGCGGTGGCTTACTGGATGCCGGTGGATCAATATATCGGCGGTGTGGAGCATGCCATTCTGCACCTGCTCTATTCCCGCTACTTCACCCGCGTACTTCACGACATCGGTTTGATCGATTACAAAGAGCCGTTCACCCGCCTTTTGACCCAGGGCATGGTGTGCAAGGAAACCATGTCCTGTCCCCAACACGGCTATCTGTTTCCCGAGCAGGCGCGCGAAGAGCGGGGCACGCTTTACTGCACCCTCTGCGATCGGCCGATCACCCTCGGGCGGGTGGAAAAGATGTCCAAATCCAAGCGCAACGTGGTGGACCCCAATGTGTTGCTCGAACGGTACGGAGCCGATACGACGCGCCTGTTCTGCCTCTTTGCCGCGCCGCCGGAACGAGACCTGGAGTGGAGCGACCAGGGGGTAGAAGGAAGCGCGCGCTTCCTCAATCGGGTCTGGCGGTTGGCCGGCACCTGGCTGGACGTGGTGCAGGGCGTGGCCTCTTACGACGGTCCGGTCGAATCGCTTCCCGACACTTTGCGGCAGACTTACCGAAAGGCGCACCAGACCATCGAAAAGGTGACCCGCGACATCGAAGATCGTTTCCATTTCAACACGGCCATCAGCGCCGTCATGGAGTTGGTCAACCAGATGCATGCGGTCGGCCCCGACGACGGCGGTGCGGATCAGCGCAAGGGCGTCATGCGGCATGCCCTGGAGACGGTCATTCTGCTGCTGTCCCCCATCGTGCCCCATTTTGCCCAGGAGCTCTGGCATGCCCTGGGGCATGCCCAAAGCACGCTCGCCGTGCCCTGGCCGGTCTGGCGCAAGGATGCACTGGTCCAGGAAGAGGCCACCATCGTCGTTCAGGTCAACGGCAAACTGCGCGGCCGGTTTACGACCGCCGTGGACACGGATGACGATACCGTGAAGCAGCTTGCACTGGCGGATGAACGGGTGCAGAAGTTCGTCGGCGACAAGGCGCCCAAGAAGATCGTCGTCGTGAAAAACAAATTGGTCAACATTGTCGTTTAGGCGACAGCAGCGTAACGAAAAGTGTCAAGTTCGAAGTGTAAAGTTTAAAGTGAAGGAATTCGGTCTACCTAATAGATGAGAGGTTGCCGTGACGGGTCGTGAACAGGGGGTCGACATCAAGCGGTACGCCAAATGGCCTCCGGCCGGCGGGTGGACGTTTCTCGTCCTTTCCCTATGCCTGCTGACGGCTTGCGGTTATCAGTTTGCCGGGCCGGGTCAGCTGCCCGGTGGGGTGCAGACCATCGCGGTGGAGGTTTTCACCAATCGTTCGGCCGAGTCCGGGCTGGAGACGACGCTGACCAACGCCGTGATCGATGAGATGACCCGCAGGCGGCAGGACCTGGTGGTCGGGCCAAAGGAGGCCGATGCCCGTTTGTCGGGTACCATCGACCGGCTCTCCACGGCAACCCTTTCCCGTGGCGGCACGTTGACCGCCGTCGAGCGCCGGGTGATCATGACAGCCTCGTTTGTTTTGAAGGATCGGGGTGGCAAGGTGGTGTGGCAGGTGAGGGGGCTGAGGGCCGAGCAGGCGTATCCCGTGGGAGACAGCAAGGCCGCCACCGATCTGAACAAACGGCTGGCCATCGGACAGGTATCCGAACGGCTGGCCGAATATCTGTACGAGCGCCTCACGGGCTCATTTTAAAAATATTGGGTGGCCCCGGGTATTCGGGGCTGGATAGCATAGCAAGCAAAGCACTCGGCCGTTCTCGCGCCGGGTGCTTTGCTTTGAGATCCGGAATCAGGATTTGATGGTTTGGGACAGCTTGGCCAGGCGGGCAACTTTTCTGGCGGCGGTGCGTTTGTGCAAAACGCCTTTTTTCACTGCCTTGTCAATCGTCGACTGAGCCGTCCGCAGCGACGCATCGACCGTTTCGACCGATTTGGCTGCGGCGGCCTGGCGGACCTCCTTGACCACATGTTTGACACGGGTCTTGACGGTCTTATTTCGCATGCGCCGTGTTTCGTTCTGGCCGGCGCGCTTGAGGGCTGATTTATGGTTGGCCACTGAAATGCTCCTTTCACATTGATTTGTAGCTTTATAAAACGAAACTCTATATAGGTATCTCTATAGCATGTCAACAGGTTTCGACAAGGAAATCCCGGGTGCCGAAACGCCTTCCCACGAGGCACACCTTCATCTCGATTCCACCCCCGGTGTGCAAGGTAGCGATGGGGTTGTCATCGCCAAAGCGGCCGGTGTGGTGGGGGCCGCAACCCTGTTCAGCCGGGTGTTGGGTGCCGTACGGGATATAGCCATTGCCTCTTTTTTCGGGACCGGGATGATATCCGATGCCTTCATCGCGGCTTTTCGCATACCCAATCTGCTGCGGCGCATGTTTGGCGAGGGATCGCTGAGTATCGTCTTCGTGCCGGCCTATACAGAGTGTCTCTACCAGCAAGGACGCACCGAAGCCGATCGCCTGGCCGGCAGCGCAGCGCGTTTCCTGGCCGCCTGTTTGTTAACGGCGGCCTTGGCCGGCATGGCGGCGGCCCCTTTGCTGGTTCATATCCTCGCGCCGGGCTTTGCCGATTCGGTCGAAAAATTCGATCTCACCGTGTCGTTGACCCGCACCATGTTTCCCTACATCTTTTTTATCGGATTGGTCGCCTTGTGCATGGCATTGCTCAATGTATTGGGGCATTTTGCCGCCCCCGCCCTGGCGCCTGTCTGCTTGAACGTGTCCATGATCGCGGCAATTGCGGTCGGCTCGCTGTGGGTCGACAGCCAGCAGGAGTTGGTGTACTGGCTCGCCGTGGGCGTGGTCGTGGGGGGCGCCCTGCAATTGGGGCTGCAGCTGCCGTTTTTGCTAAAAAACAGGATATTTTTATGGCGCCCCGCACCATGGTGGCATCCGGCCTTCAAACAGATCGGGGCCATGCTGGCACCGGTGCTGTGCGGCGCGGCCGTCTATCAGATCAACAACCTGGTGATCACTATCCTGGCCTCGATGCTGCATCAGGGCAGCATCTCCTATCTCTACTACGCCGACCGACTGCTCCAGTTTCCCCTGGGCATCTTCGGCATCGCGGCCGCCACGGCCGCCTTGCCGACCCTGGCGCGCCAGGCGGTCATGCAGCGATACGATGCCATGCGTCACACCTTCAATGAGGCCATCCGGCTGGTCTTGTTTGTCACCCTGCCGGCCATGGCCGGTTTGATCGTGCTGCGCGAACCGATCATCGCCATGTTATTTCAACGGGGGGCGTTCGATCTGGATTCCACGCGATTGACGGCCAGTGCCTTGTTGTACTATAGCATCGGATTATGGGCGTTTTCGGCGGTGCGTGTCGTTCTGAATGTCTTCTATGCGTTGAAAGACACCCGTACACCGTTGAAGATCGCGCTTTTGACCATTGCAGCCAACTTGATTCTGGGATTGGCACTGATGGGGCCGATGCGGCACGACGGCCTCGCACTGGCGTTCACGCTCGCCTCCATGTTGAACATCGGATTGCTGGGCTTTGCCTTGCGGAAGAGACTGGGAACGATAGGCGGGCGGTCGATCGCATTATCCGCGTTGCGATCATCCGTCTGCGCGGCGGGCATGGCGGCCGGCGTGTGGATCGCTGCCAGGTGGCTGCTGCCCCATGACCCTAAGGCCGGCGTGGCCCTGCTGCCGGGTCTTTTGGGCTGTATCCTCATCGGCGCGGCCATGTTCGGTGTATTGGCGCGTATCCTGAGAATGCCGGAGCTTCAAACCCTGATGTACATAATTCGGAGAAGGTCACCGCAGGCGTGAACCGTAAACAGAAAATATCGATCGTTTTGGCCGGCATCGCCATGTTTTATCTCCTTCTGGTGATCGTTTTCGGCGACAATGGATGGCTCGAGCGGCGCCGCATGCAATCGGCCCATGCCCAATTGGTGAGTGCAAATGAAGCCCTCACACAAGAAATTCTGCAGATGTACCGGACCATCGATCGGTTACAGAACGATCCGGCATTTCTTGAAAATGTCGCCCGCCAGGAGCTTGGCATGATCCGCTCCGACGAACTCATTTTTAAATTTAAAAGCAACACCAGGTAACCTGAGGAGATGACCGAATCATCCGAGTTCTACACGGCGACCATGGCCAGGCTGTATGCCGAGCAGGGTTATTTGCTCAAAGCAGCCGAAATATATCGTCATCTTGCAGCCCAAAATCCGAAGGACGCAGAATTGAAAAGGGCTTTGAAAGATATCGAACAGGAGATTGTCAGGCGGCAGGCGCCTACCCTGAGAGATGCCCAGCTCTTATTGCGGGAATGGATCGATCTGTTAAGGAAGAAAAAGAAAAGAGAGCGAACCACATAGCTTTATTCAAGGAGGGAAGAAGATGAAGAATTCAGTCGGTCATAGCGTGTTGATCAGTGTGTTGGTCTGGATAGGCGTCGTTCTTTTTTTGATTTCCGGGTGTTCGACCCTAAAAGGTAAGGATGAAGGAAATGCTTCCACCGACACCGTGGCTGCGGCCCCGGCGGTTACGGCCCAGGAGGCCGGCCCCATCTACCTGGATTTCGGCGATGTCATGCTGCCGCGGGAGTTGAAGGCCGACAAGAAGGAGTCGTTCGTCATGAATACGGCCGGCATGACGTCGGGCGTGCTGGTACTGAGCGGGGGCGTGGATGCCAATTCGCTCGTCTCCTTTTTTGAAAGCAAGATGCCGGTGGATGGTTGGAGCAAGGTTGGATCTTTTCGATCGGCGCGATCCTTGCTGCTGTTCGAAAAGGCGACACGTTGGTGCGCCATTGCCATTACCGACGGCCAGTTCAGCACCAAGGTTGAAATCTGGGTGGCGCCGACCACCAATGTGACGCAAAACGGGTTGCACAAGTAGTGCACTTCCCTGAATGAACCATTGGCCCGATGTCGGCGTTGCGCGAGCAGACTTTTGCAAACAGGTACCGGATAAAAGGGGGGGTATGGGATTCTCAATGCCTGGAAAACGGATCACGCTCGGTGTGTGCGGCGGTATTGCCGCTTTCAAGGCCGCCGAGCTGGTACGTTTGCTCGTCAAGGAAGAGGCCCTTGTCCGCGTCATCATGACCGATAACGCGGGGTACTTTGTCGGGCCCATGACCTTCGAGGCCCTCAGTCAGCAAAAGGTGTGTCGTACCCTTTTCGAAACCTCGGACGAGGCGGCCATACAACATATCCACTGGGCCCAGGAGTCCGACGCGGTCGTGATCGCACCGGCCACGGCCAATATCATCGGCAAACTGGCCGGCGGCATCGCCGACGATGCCTTGAGCACCTTCATGTTGGCCGTCACCTGCCCGGTGTTGATCTGCCCGGCCATGAATACCAATATGTATCAGAGCCCGCAGGTCCAGCACAACCTGGAGCGGTTGAGGTCCTATGGCTACAAGGTGCTCGAACCGGGCAGCGGCGAACTGGCCTGCGGCACGGTGGGTCCCGGCCGCCTGCCGGATCCGGCGATCATTATGGATGCGGTGCGTGCCTTGTTTCAGCCCGCAGACTTTTGCGGCCGCCGCGTGCTGGTCACGGCCGGCCCGACCCGTGAGGCCATCGACCCGGTGCGCTTCATCACCAACCCTTCATCGGGCAAGATGGGCTATGCCATCGCGCGCGTCGCCACCATGCGCGGTGCCGAGGTGACGCTTGTTTCCGGTCCTACCGCTCTTTCGCCGCCCGATGGGGTTCGTCTGATCCGGGTGACCAGCGCCGCCGAGATGGCCGAGGCGGTGTTGGCCGAGATGGATGGCCACCAGGTGATCATCAAGACGGCCGCGGTGGCCGATTTTCGACCGATGGCGGTTTCCGACCGCAAGATCAAGAAGGAAGACGCCGAAATGGTGATCCGACTGGAGCGGACCCAGGACATCCTAAAGGCGTTGGGGGAGCGCAAAACCCGTCAGATCCTGGTCGGTTTCGCCGCCGAAACCCATGACATGGAATCTTTTGCCAGGGGCAAGCTGGCGGCCAAAAACCTGGATATGATCGTCGCCAACCACATCGGTTCGCCGGAGGCTGGTTTTCAGGCCGACACCAACCGGGCGACCTTTCTGTTTCGCGACGGTCGCCGCGAAGAGATCGGGCTCATGCCCAAGACCGAGTTGGCCGGCATCCTCCTCGACCGCATCGCCGCTCTGATGGTTGCAGCGGCCGGCGCGACCTCATTGCGTTAGATATCGCCCGTGATACAAGACCCCGCCACTGCCAACGATCCCCACTGTGCCCTGCGCGACACTTTGCTGCAGTTGTCACGGTGGGGATGTCAGGGGTTCGAGTGTTCGCCGCAGACCCTGGCGATCCTGAACACCTGGTTCCGGCCGGTGCCGGCCGCTCCGTCTGAAGATGTCCCGGTGGACACCCTGGTCGCGATTCGAGACGATCTGGGAGATTGCCGCAGGTGCGGTCTGAGCGCCGGGCGGACCCACCTGGTGTTTGGGGAAGGCAACCCCAGGGCCGAGTTGATGTTCGTCGGCGAGGGCCCGGGGGCCGAGGAGGACCGCAGCGGAAAGGTTTTTATCGGACCGGCCGGCCAGTTGCTCACCCGGATCATCGAGGCCATGCATCTGACCCGTGATCAGGTCTATATTTGCAATGTGGTCAAGTGCCGGCCGCCCGGCAACCGCAACCCGGAAGCCGTTGAGATTCAAACCTGCCGCCCTTTCCTCGAGCGCCAGATCAAGGTGGTCGGTCCCAAGGTGATCTGCGCCCTGGGCAGCGTCGCCACCCAGGTCCTGCTCGATACCGACCAGCCGGTATCCCGGTTGCGCGGCCGCTTTCACGACCGGAGCGGTATCAAAGTAATGCCCACCTACCATCCCGCATACCTGCTGCGCGAGCCGGACAAGAAGAAGCTGGTCTGGGAAGACGTGAAAAAGATCATGGCGTTCTTGCGGATCCCGCTATAGAATGTTTTAAAACGATCATGAGATGAAAATGGGATAAAGGAGAGGCTGCATGCGTTGGATCCTGGGCTGGGCATGCATCGTCACGATGTTCATAGGAGAACCGGCTTTCAGCGCCCGCGCCGAGACGGATACCGCGGGTACGGTCATGACCGTCGTCGTGGCCGATCCCATCGGTCCGGGGGTGGCCGAGTTTCTGGAAGACGCCATGGAGAAGGCCTCTGAGGCGGGGGCGGCCTGCCTGATCATCCAGCTCGATACGCCGGGAGGCGCGGTCGAGTCCATGCGCAGGATCGTTCAGGCGATCTACGCGTCCCAGATTCCCGTGGTGGTTTATGTCTCCCCGAGCGGTGCCCGGGCCGCTTCCGCGGGCGTGATGATCACCATGGCCGCCGATATCGCAGCCATGGCGCCCGGCACCAACATCGGAGCGGCCCATCCGGTGGCCGGCGGCGGTCAGGAACTCGAGAAGACCATGACCGACAAGGTCGTCAACGACCTGGTGGCCTTTACCCAGGGCATCGCCAAGCGTCGGGACCGCAACGGCGAGTGGGCAGAAAAGGCGATCCGCGAAAGCGTATCCGTGACTGCTGCCGAAGCCCTCGAACTCAATGTCATCGACCTGGTGGCAACAGACATGGCGGATCTGATCGCCAGGATCGACGGCCGGGAGATCCGCGGCAAGGGGAAGTTGAAGGTCGCCAGCGCCGAAGTCACCGAAATCACGCCCAATCTGCGCATTAAAATCCTCAAGGTGATCAGCGATCCCAACATCGCCTATATCCTGTTTATGATCGGTCTGGCCGGGCTCTATTTCGAACTGTCCCAGCCTGGTGCCATCTTCCCGGGGGTCATCGGCGCCATTGCCCTCATTTTGGCCTTCTTCTCCTTTCAGACGCTTCCGGTGAACATCGCCGGCATTCTCCTGATCCTGCTGGCGGTGATCTTTTTCATCCTGGAGATCAAGGTCACCAGTTTCGGCATGCTCAGCGTGGCCGGGGTGCTGAGCCTGGTTCTCGGATCACTCATGCTGTTCAAAGGCGCCGGTCCCGAATTCCAGGTGGCCTGGCAGCTGTTGATCCCGACCGTACTGACCATTTCCGGCTTTTTCATCGCCGTGGTGACCCTCGTGGTCCGGGCCCATGCCCATCGGCCCTATGGCGGTTCGGAGGGCCTCGTCGGTGAGGTGGGGCTGGTGAAACAGGCCGATGGGCAGGAGGGAAAGGTCCTGGTGCACGGGGAGTTGTGGCGGGCCCGTTTCAAAGAACCGGTCGCCGTCGGCAGCAAGGTGGTCGTGAAAGCGGTGGACCGGTTGACCATCACGGTGGCGCCATTAAAAAAAGAAGCGTGAAACCGATGGGCCGACGATCGGCAACCGCAGGTTCCATCGGGCCGATCGATCATTTGTGAATCCGAACGGCTACACATGGAGGTGTTTGCATGTTTGCACCATTTGTCACCATCGTCGTCCTGGTGCTGCTCTTTCTTTGGTCGGCCATCAAAATTCTCAACGAATACGAGCGCGGCGTCATCTTCCGTCTGGGGCGCGTGATTCAGGCCAAGGGACCCGGGTTGATCATTTTAATACCCGTGATCGACCGCATGCAGCGGGTGAGCATGCGCCTGGTGGCCATGGATGTCGACCCCCAGGATGTCATCACGCGGGACAACGTGTCGGTCAAGGTCAACGCGGTGATCTATTTCAGAGTCGTGGATCCGACCAAGGCGATTGTGGAAGTGGAGAACTACGGTTATGCCATGTCCCAGCTGGCCCAGACGACCCTGCGCAGTGTCTGCGGTCAGGCCGAGCTGGACGAACTGCTCTCGGATCGGGAAAAGATCAACAACCAGCTTCAGGAGATCCTGGACACTCATACCGACCCCTGGGGTATCAAGGTGGCCACCGTCGAGTTGAAACATATCGATCTGCCCGCGGAAATGCAGCGTGCCATGGCCAAGCAGGCCGAAGCCGAACGAGAACGGCGCGCCAAGGTGATCAACGCCGAGGGTGAATACCAGGCCGCCAACCGACTGGCGGAGGCCGCCCAGATCATCGCCGATCATCCCATGGCCATGCAGCTGCGCTATTTGCAGACCATGCGCGAAATGGCATCGGAGAACAACTCCACCACCATCTTTCCCTTACCCATCGATCTATTCAGGATATTCATGGAGCGCAAGAAGGATTAGCGCAACGCAGATATTGGACTTTTTGCGGTATCGTCTCGCTTGAACATTGACATTTTATAGCGGGATAGGTTAGTTATGCCCTTTTAAGATGAGAGCCGAGGCCCCATGGATGCCTTGGTGTTGCGCCTGCCCGGTCGGTTGCGTCGGGGCGAGGGCCCAACCCGGGCTTGCATGCCGTGGCCGTCTATTTTGGGAACTTTAGCGGAGGTTCAAAACAGCCTCCGCTGCTGCTTTGCGACCGACGACCGGAAAGGAGAAGTGAACGAAGATGGGGGGTAAGAAAAAAGACGTAAAGGAAAAGCCGCT
This Desulfatitalea tepidiphila DNA region includes the following protein-coding sequences:
- the leuS gene encoding leucine--tRNA ligase; translated protein: MDEQYDPRKIEQKWQEEWERSHLFEVDVQADRPKYYLLEMFPYPSGKIHMGHVRNYTIGDVVARYKRMQGFNVLHPMGWDAFGMPAENAAIANNTHPAEWTYDNIAYMRNQLKQLGFSYDWSREVTTCTPDYYRWEQWLFLKMYEKGMAYRKEAYVNWCEPCQTVLANEQVEAGMCWRCGQPVRQKKLNQWFFRITDYAEDLLVHCDQLPGWPEKVTTMQKNWIGRSQGAEIRFAVEESDTVIPVFTTRHDTVFGATFMCLAPEHPLVPQLAAGTEQAAAVSDFIERISLQERTSKAVETYEKEGVFTGKYCINPVTGRRMPIYTANFALMEYGTGAVMSVPAHDQRDFDFARKYDLPIIPVVNPEGETLVAAQMTEAYAGDGLMVNSGAFDGQPNRQAMEKIADLLEAKGLGRRAISYRLRDWGISRQRYWGAPIPMIYCDTCGTVPVPEADLPIVLPEDAHLLAGGRSPLPTLDHFARTTCPKCGRTDARRETDTMDTFVESSWYFERYCSPKCNEAMFDRDAVAYWMPVDQYIGGVEHAILHLLYSRYFTRVLHDIGLIDYKEPFTRLLTQGMVCKETMSCPQHGYLFPEQAREERGTLYCTLCDRPITLGRVEKMSKSKRNVVDPNVLLERYGADTTRLFCLFAAPPERDLEWSDQGVEGSARFLNRVWRLAGTWLDVVQGVASYDGPVESLPDTLRQTYRKAHQTIEKVTRDIEDRFHFNTAISAVMELVNQMHAVGPDDGGADQRKGVMRHALETVILLLSPIVPHFAQELWHALGHAQSTLAVPWPVWRKDALVQEEATIVVQVNGKLRGRFTTAVDTDDDTVKQLALADERVQKFVGDKAPKKIVVVKNKLVNIVV
- a CDS encoding LPS-assembly lipoprotein LptE, producing the protein MTGREQGVDIKRYAKWPPAGGWTFLVLSLCLLTACGYQFAGPGQLPGGVQTIAVEVFTNRSAESGLETTLTNAVIDEMTRRRQDLVVGPKEADARLSGTIDRLSTATLSRGGTLTAVERRVIMTASFVLKDRGGKVVWQVRGLRAEQAYPVGDSKAATDLNKRLAIGQVSERLAEYLYERLTGSF
- the rpsT gene encoding 30S ribosomal protein S20, with the translated sequence MANHKSALKRAGQNETRRMRNKTVKTRVKHVVKEVRQAAAAKSVETVDASLRTAQSTIDKAVKKGVLHKRTAARKVARLAKLSQTIKS
- the murJ gene encoding murein biosynthesis integral membrane protein MurJ; the encoded protein is MSTGFDKEIPGAETPSHEAHLHLDSTPGVQGSDGVVIAKAAGVVGAATLFSRVLGAVRDIAIASFFGTGMISDAFIAAFRIPNLLRRMFGEGSLSIVFVPAYTECLYQQGRTEADRLAGSAARFLAACLLTAALAGMAAAPLLVHILAPGFADSVEKFDLTVSLTRTMFPYIFFIGLVALCMALLNVLGHFAAPALAPVCLNVSMIAAIAVGSLWVDSQQELVYWLAVGVVVGGALQLGLQLPFLLKNRIFLWRPAPWWHPAFKQIGAMLAPVLCGAAVYQINNLVITILASMLHQGSISYLYYADRLLQFPLGIFGIAAATAALPTLARQAVMQRYDAMRHTFNEAIRLVLFVTLPAMAGLIVLREPIIAMLFQRGAFDLDSTRLTASALLYYSIGLWAFSAVRVVLNVFYALKDTRTPLKIALLTIAANLILGLALMGPMRHDGLALAFTLASMLNIGLLGFALRKRLGTIGGRSIALSALRSSVCAAGMAAGVWIAARWLLPHDPKAGVALLPGLLGCILIGAAMFGVLARILRMPELQTLMYIIRRRSPQA
- a CDS encoding FtsB family cell division protein — protein: MNRKQKISIVLAGIAMFYLLLVIVFGDNGWLERRRMQSAHAQLVSANEALTQEILQMYRTIDRLQNDPAFLENVARQELGMIRSDELIFKFKSNTR
- the coaBC gene encoding bifunctional phosphopantothenoylcysteine decarboxylase/phosphopantothenate--cysteine ligase CoaBC translates to MPGKRITLGVCGGIAAFKAAELVRLLVKEEALVRVIMTDNAGYFVGPMTFEALSQQKVCRTLFETSDEAAIQHIHWAQESDAVVIAPATANIIGKLAGGIADDALSTFMLAVTCPVLICPAMNTNMYQSPQVQHNLERLRSYGYKVLEPGSGELACGTVGPGRLPDPAIIMDAVRALFQPADFCGRRVLVTAGPTREAIDPVRFITNPSSGKMGYAIARVATMRGAEVTLVSGPTALSPPDGVRLIRVTSAAEMAEAVLAEMDGHQVIIKTAAVADFRPMAVSDRKIKKEDAEMVIRLERTQDILKALGERKTRQILVGFAAETHDMESFARGKLAAKNLDMIVANHIGSPEAGFQADTNRATFLFRDGRREEIGLMPKTELAGILLDRIAALMVAAAGATSLR
- a CDS encoding uracil-DNA glycosylase; translation: MIQDPATANDPHCALRDTLLQLSRWGCQGFECSPQTLAILNTWFRPVPAAPSEDVPVDTLVAIRDDLGDCRRCGLSAGRTHLVFGEGNPRAELMFVGEGPGAEEDRSGKVFIGPAGQLLTRIIEAMHLTRDQVYICNVVKCRPPGNRNPEAVEIQTCRPFLERQIKVVGPKVICALGSVATQVLLDTDQPVSRLRGRFHDRSGIKVMPTYHPAYLLREPDKKKLVWEDVKKIMAFLRIPL
- a CDS encoding NfeD family protein; amino-acid sequence: MRWILGWACIVTMFIGEPAFSARAETDTAGTVMTVVVADPIGPGVAEFLEDAMEKASEAGAACLIIQLDTPGGAVESMRRIVQAIYASQIPVVVYVSPSGARAASAGVMITMAADIAAMAPGTNIGAAHPVAGGGQELEKTMTDKVVNDLVAFTQGIAKRRDRNGEWAEKAIRESVSVTAAEALELNVIDLVATDMADLIARIDGREIRGKGKLKVASAEVTEITPNLRIKILKVISDPNIAYILFMIGLAGLYFELSQPGAIFPGVIGAIALILAFFSFQTLPVNIAGILLILLAVIFFILEIKVTSFGMLSVAGVLSLVLGSLMLFKGAGPEFQVAWQLLIPTVLTISGFFIAVVTLVVRAHAHRPYGGSEGLVGEVGLVKQADGQEGKVLVHGELWRARFKEPVAVGSKVVVKAVDRLTITVAPLKKEA
- a CDS encoding slipin family protein, translated to MFAPFVTIVVLVLLFLWSAIKILNEYERGVIFRLGRVIQAKGPGLIILIPVIDRMQRVSMRLVAMDVDPQDVITRDNVSVKVNAVIYFRVVDPTKAIVEVENYGYAMSQLAQTTLRSVCGQAELDELLSDREKINNQLQEILDTHTDPWGIKVATVELKHIDLPAEMQRAMAKQAEAERERRAKVINAEGEYQAANRLAEAAQIIADHPMAMQLRYLQTMREMASENNSTTIFPLPIDLFRIFMERKKD